One Candidatus Nitrososphaera evergladensis SR1 genomic window, TAAAGAGGAATCTAGGAGTCATAGAGAGGTACACAGAAAGAGGTAAGCATAGGCTTCGTACTTGACGTGACAAAACAGCCAACTTGACAGGATCTACAGAGGGTCCTTCTACTACGGCAGATAGCAAACATCTTTTGAGTTTGTCGGTGCATATTTTCTCCTCTTCTCAACCGACTGTCGCTTCCAAGGCGAGGGTCGGGGCCCCGTAAAAATGTCAACGCCAAGAATAAGACAAAAAGTTCGACAATTGTCCGGTCAATTTTTACGTCTGAAAGAAGCCGGCCATTTATCAGGTTTTATCAGTTTATCAGTTTCACCCGTAAAAACCTGATGAATCCAGAAAAGTGATGACAGACTATTTTCCTAGCATTTTCATCAGTTCGTTGTCGGGGTCCTTTGCAAAGCATGCCTGGCAATTCCTGATAAATAATGGCTCATATTTTTTTGGCGGGGCCCCGTTTTGCACCTAGCTGCAAAAACGAGAGGTCAGCAATTTCCTGTATAATCATAATGCTCAGGGGCCCCTACCCACTTCTGCAAAACAAGTAGAAAGCCAGCGCTCGTCAATAAAGAAACAAAAGTCGCAGCAAAAGCATGGCTCTTGCAATCACGGTTGTTTGAGCAAGAATTCTACTGCCTCTTCGGGGCCCTTCACACAAATGTCTCCAAAATCACGCGTTCTCGCGTACGAGTGGAATATAGAAGGGCCCCGACAATTTGCTGACACCAGCAAGTTCGGACGCATCAAGACTGGACTAATTGAAGGCAGGAACAGATGTCGACAACTTTAATAATATCTAAAATTTAGCCTGTGCACCTTGAGCAATATCGAGGAATCAGTTCCAAACTTGTCCTCTCTAATGGAAGATCTGGCTATGGCAGAGCCAGCGAAAAGGCATGCAATGGTCTTGCAGTACACTTCCGACAAGACAGACCAAATGGTCTTTTTGACCGTTCTTTCAAGGAGAACTTGTCGAGCCAATCGATCTTCCTAACGGAGGCCACGGAGAGCGACACTTTCTGACAAGGGATGAGTTTGATGAAATGTTCTTGAAACTTCATCGAGATCCCCGCTGGGAAATCTGCTACATCGATTGGGATTCTGAAGGCAACAGATTAGGCTATGGGCGAGCGGTCCAAAAAAATAACGATAAACTTGATTAGATTAGCGTATGCCTAGTTCGAGCTTATTTGCATCCAAATACACTGATAGAAACTTAGGTTGTTCTTCCAAATCACTCCAGTCCTTGATATTATGTCTACAAAATGCAAGTGCGATTCCTGTTAGATTAGACTTCGTTACCCCTTATACCCCATCGTCTTTCAGAGGCTCATGATAGTCGCTATCATGGACTTTATCCTAGACCTTATCTGCGCCTTTGGAGCTACTCCTCTGAACCCGTCTAGTAATTCTCCGTTCCTGAAAATTATGACAGTCGGGACGCTCTGTACTTCAAACAAGCTCGTAATCCTTGGATTCTCGTCTACGTTCAGCCTTCCAAAGACTGTTTTGCCTGCCATCTCTGAAGCCATCTGTTCTATTGTCGGCACAAGCATTCTACACGATCCGCACCATGGAGCAAAAAAATCCACTATGAGGAGAGGATATTTTTGTAGAGCCTGTTCAAAGTTTGAGTCAGTCAGCGCAATAGGGGTGTCAATAGTCACTTCTTTGTTGTTGCCACTTCTTCCAAACTCCATCTTGTTGACTCGGGCCATCTCTCCTATCCTCAAGTCAGAGTTGCGATTATTACATTGCACGGTATTGCATGCACCATGCAATACTGATAGACCCTGCCTATTAAGTATTGCGTTATTGCCAACACAGTACAATACCTTTAATAGTGAAATGCGGCAAGGGATGCACAGATGCGAAATTCATCTCTGAGTGTAATAACAGCGGGTAATGCAACATGTAAAGATCTTCTGTCTTGTATGTATGACCTTTCTTCCTCTGATATGGCATTGCTGGCATTATTGCTTAGGGAAGCAAAACCCCAGACTTTGGATGAACTTGCCGATTCAATGGATCGAGATAGAGGCACCGCGTTCAGGTCGCTTCAGAGGCTAGTCAGCCTAGGCTTTTGTACAAAGCAGACTGTAAATCTGAAAGAGGGGGGTTACAAGCACCTCTACAGTTCTGCAGGTATTGAGCAGATTGAAAAGAATGCAGAACACCGTGTAAAAGAGATACGGTCTTCATTGAATCGCTTGATGAAAAAGTTCCGTCAAGATATCCGATATATGGCTGCTGCTACTTCTGAGCAATGACGACGATAAACAACTTTCGCCCTTCATTTGCAAACCTTTGGCAATTCTCAAAGAGAACAGCAAAAAGAAAAGAAGGAGGATGTTCAGGCTGAGAGAACTCCTTTTATTTCCTTTACCTTCTCAAGAACCATTTTCCTGACATTCATTTCCATTGTTCATTGAACTCTCTGCCATGCAGTGTACACCTACTCGATAAGAAATACCACTACAATTGAAACACGAAGGTACAACAAATGGGTAAGATTAACGGAGAAAATGTTGCAGGTGCTGCATTTCTACTATTTGCCAGTGTCTTCTTGGCAGCCGGAATGGTAAATCCTATAATTGCTTCAGTTGCAGTCGTCTTTTACTTCCTTGCTGCGGCGGGGGTTGCGCTAGTGTTTTTGGGGTATAGGACGCATCGCAATGAAATCTTGTCGTCTGGAACAACAGCCGTTCAACAACAACATCACTGAATTTCACTCCTTCCCTGCTCTAATTCTCCTTTATTTGCCATGCACTGTGTACCTGCTGCTTTAATGCAATGACTCTTCTAACATCCTCACTCCAAACTACAGTCGAGATCCTTGGCTCATCTCCGCCCTGCGTTCATATCGGCATATGCTACTCTGTTGATGGTGGAGGTGAGCCATGACTGTTGTCGATAACGCGAATACTTGGCGGACTTGTCAAATGCATCTCTCTAGTGCATCTCTGATTTCTATCCTGTTTTCTGTATCATAAGTGCGACTTTTGCATCAAGTCTCCAATGCTTCCAATCTACAGCAGTGATAGTCACAATACTGCTAACGTTCTTTCTCTGATAGAATAAAAAGATCTTATTGCCAAAAAAGCATACACATATGTCCAGAGATATCAAAAGCAATAGAATAAGAAGGATTCTTGTTCCTGTAGATGGGTCTGAAAATGCATTTCGTGCGACTTCTTTTGCCATCGACCTTGCCAAAAAATATGGTGCAGAGTTGGTAGTGATATACGCACTTCAACTGAATCAGAGCCTCTCTTACCTTGGCACCTATGGTATGCCTACGCCTCAACATATTGCAGATATGATACAGGCTGCAAAGAAGGAAGCTGATCCTTGGTTTGACCGTATCAAGAAGGAAGCCGACGCCTCTACCGTAAAAGTGAAGAGTGAGGTTATCGAAGCACCGTTATCCATTGTTGGCGATATTGTAACGTATGCGGAAAATAACCAATTTGATATCATCGTGGTAGGAAGCAGAGGACGGACAGGTTTCAAGAAAATTTTGCTCGGCAGCATTGCATCGGGCATTGTGACCTATGCCCATTGTCCCGTCCTAGTGACAAAATAGTTGAACTCATTCTTTTCATCTCTTTGGAAAAGTGTTGACGGCCAGTCGTACCCGTCATATTGCTATTTCTGCATACTCTTCTTCTTTTCCTTCGCGTGCAAGAGTTCTCCGAGCTCTCTGCCAATTGTCTCAAAAAACTGTTTCATTTCTGGTTTGATGTTGGCCTGCGTTCTGGACTTCTCCTCACCTTCTATCTTCTTCTCTTCCCACACTACCGTTGCGGAGCTGTGCGGCCTAAGAATTTCAAGTCCATATGTTACAAGTTTCTTCTCGATATACTCGGCCGCACTTCCCGCCATTACGTCGTCAAGCCGCGTGTCAAAAGCAAAGCCATACTTGCCTTTTAAATCCAAGGCTCTCAATCGCTCCAGGAATTGCTTTATTGGCTTTGAGGCGGTAACGAATTGAGTTGGTGCGCCTATTGCAATGAAGTCATAATTGGCGATCTTGGCAATGCTAGTATCCGTTATATTGGCGCAGTCTGCCTCGATGCCTGCTTCTCGCAACCCCTTTACAAGGGAGTTGCCTACCTTCTCGGTATTCCCAAAGAGTGTGTCAAAAAGGATTATTGCTTTCGTGCCTCTCTCACACCTTCTCCTAGTCTTTCTTGTAACTGATGCCGTTTTCACTAGCTTTCGTGCTACCCTGCCTCTGTGCTCTGCTATCTATCACTGTGATTATGGCTCCCACTATGAGAGCGATAATTCCAGCCGCAGCCAGGCCTCCTCCTGCGATTACCATGCCCAGTCCACCCTCTTCTCCTGCTATTGCATTGATATTGGGTTTTCCATCAGATCCCACAAATGACATATATCCAAATGCTCCACTGACACTGACTGGCTGGGTCCCGAGGTTTGACACGGTGACGGTATAGATCCCTGCTATTTGCGGATTGAAGCTGTTAAAGAAAGATTCTCCAAATTCATGGCTGCTTACCACCTTCCCAGTGGGATCCGTTATCGTCTCTTTCAGCCTTATGTCTGAAAATGCCTGTTGTTGCTGTCCCGACTTGTCTATTCCAATTGCCAGGGAAAGCGGTTTACCAAGTTGATTTACATTGGCCCTCGCGTCCACGGATCTTCCTGGCTCTATAGTCGTCTTTGCCACTATCGTATTCTCCTTAAGAAAAGAGCCAGCAAAGGAAATGCCCCATACTACAGATATTGTTATTCCTGTCACTAACAAGACGACACCAGAAATGAGTACAATATGTCCTCTTTTCATTTTCTAGAAATCACTCCCTCAGATATTTGGCAGTACTTTGTGTACTTCTATTGTCATCGTTTGTAGTTTTTATCACGATAGTTTTTGCAGCTCGGCTCAACAATCTCTGCCTTTTGTCATTTGTAAATATCCATCCGAAGAAAACATCTATTGGCAGAAGAAATGCTTTTCCAAAGCTAGAGATTGCGATGCTTGTCGTATCTGCTTGATTGCCTTCCAGGTTTGTTGTCCTGATGTGCAAAAGCATCTTTCCTATCGATCGACCCTCGTGTCTTGATTCCATGTATGTCCAATACGCAAAAAACACCAGACTGCTTATGGCAAAGCTAAAAGGCCCACCAAAGCCGCCGTTCCACCACCATTCCCCACCGATATACGGTAGTGATGAAGTCATCATCCCTCTTGTCATCATGATCATTCCTGGATTCGTAAATCCATAAAGCCACATTGGCATTGATAGCAAGCCAAACAGTACTGCTAGAGCGACATTTACCACCATGAAATCAACAAGCCACGCCCAGAATCTTGTACTCCACTTTGCCAAAATTATCTCTGGATTCTGCGTAGGGGGCCGATCGCCACCGGCAGCGCCATTAGGTTGATTCTTTGGATTCATGGACATGAATGTATGTGTCTTTCCACTTTATCATATTAGAATACATGGATTTCACTGCAATGCACTGCAGACTTGATGTGGTATCTTAAGTCGAACTCCTCAAGGTTTGTGTGGATGCTCTGGTGGAATGAACGTCCCAGTATCAAATCTCTGCATAACCTTTTCAATTATGTCTTGCTCTGTCTGGCAGCCTTTGAGGCAGTCCAAAAGATAGAGTCCCAATTCTGTTAGCCGAGCCTTACTGAACAGAAATTCCTGGAAATAAACGTCTCCTGCAATGGCAAACAAAGCCTCGGTACTATATTCACCAAGCTCAGGACTGGACTCTTTTGCCTTGTTCAGCTCTATTACGCCGTTAACCATGGCATGGTTGACATCCTTCCTAGTCAGACCGTATTCAAACAGTTCAAGAACCGAGAGGCTGGCAATGTCCAGAACTGTTACTATCCTCACTATAATTGGATCTCTCAGAAGTCTCTTTAGCTCTTGTGTGTCAACTTGCTTCTTTTGTGTTTTCTTACTCACAGGCGTACCCTCAGATCGTGATTGAAAATTATAAACGTCATGCATTACACTGCATTGCAGAATTGGGCCCATCTCCACCGATCGACGGCGTAGATATGCCGATAATTGCAGCGGCAGAGATGGACACACAGCCCGCTTCTTTTTCGAACTATCAATACCGTCCGCGTTTTTTGCTATATTGACTAGGTGTACACTGCATCGCAAAAATCAAGCTGTTGTGACAAGTTCGAGTCAATATGGAAGCCCGGATCAAACATCGGAGCATCGAATAGGCAGGTATTTGCTGTTTGACAGTCAGGCGCCCTGCATGAGAAAGTCGCTCATCGTTAATTTTACAAGGTCGGTCACACGTAGGGTATTGCAGTGGCAGAAAGTGTGGCTATTGTTTCTTTTATCAGAATTCACTGCACGGCACTGTACTCTCTCTTCTTAATTATGAACTGGTCAAAATTACTCACAGATATGTCAGAAACAAAGTTAGTTGCTCTCGAAGATGTTAGGAGCCAATTTACAAAGCTAAGAGAAACATATGAAAAGGTACTTCCGAAGGTGGACCCTGCCCTTCTCAATGACTTTTTGGAAAGAGAAGGTGTAACCAGCGACCCAAAATCCTACACAATCGAAGTATTTACAAGGGAAGGCGTCGACGTAGAGACAGCTCGTCAATACATCCTTGCTAAAACAGGCATGGCTCCGGCCATTTTTGACAATGGCACACACTACGTTACCAATCAGAAGCTGACCTTGGAGATGCTCAAGGAGATATCTGACTCGGAAGACGTGGTAGAAGTCAGAGGAAACTATTGTGGCGGATTGGGAATGAAAGGCGCTTATTTTGAGAGGCGGTCATAATCGGGTTTTATTCCCTTCCTCCCGACCCCCACCCTTTTCTTTCGTCTTTTCTCCAAAAATCTACTTCCGTCGAACATCAATGAAAAGACTCTCCCCTTTTTCACGCTCGGAGTTGTGCAACGTTTTTAGTCGTTGATCAATTGTACAATGCGTGGCAGTGCAATCCCTCCCCTTGTAGTCAACGAGCCCCTCTTGTGAGGTATGGACAATGCAATCCAGATGGAGACTAGAACGACATTATGAAAGGTCTTGCTTATTTGTGGCATCATTGCTCCTCCACTTTACGCTGGTACTGACATACTCGCGGGAACTCTATATCCTGACTACAGCTTCACTGATCAAGCTGTAAGCGAGCTGTTTGCAATCGACGCTGCGACAAGCGGCCTTGTAGTTTCACTTTTCACTGTATATTCTCTCCTTATGTTCACATTTGCGTTAGGCGTTTGGCTCTCGACTGGTCGGAATCGCGCTCGCCGGCACATGCTGGCTTTTATGCTGATTGCAAACGCGGTCAACGGGCTGGTGTTGTGGAATTTCTTCCCACTGCACATGCGTGGCGCCGAGATGACGTTCACCGATACAATGCATGTGATTCTCGCAGCAATGGGCGGCATCTTTGGTTCGCTGGCCATAGGATTTGGGGCAGTTACATTTGGAAAGCGGTTCCTGTTCTACTCTGTAGCGGCAGTCGTGATGCTCTTTGCGCCTACCATTCTGGCATTCTCGTTCGTACCGCAAGTAGCCGCAAACTTCTCCGTGGTTAGGGCTCTTGGAGCGTATCGCATTTGCGGGCTATATGCAATGGCAGATAGTACTATCTGTCGTTCTTTTGCGCGAGAAGAGTGGTCGTCCACAACCTCGTATAGGGGGACTTCCAAAGAGGCCCAATGAGGAGGCAATCTCCCTTCTTTTGTGCGGGAGTTGTACGCATAATGCAAGCAGTGATCAGAAAAAATGAGGGCACGTCTCCGCTGTTTTAATCAGAACTTGTTCGCTTCTTCACCCAAGAAGCTAGATGAAACGCAGCAGCAATTGCAATATTGGACAGCATATCTTCGTTTTCATAGTATTCCCCTACAGCAACTCGTAATATCTAGTGCACTATCATAACCGGACAAGGTGCTCTTTCGCTGACCCCTCTTGAAACACTGCCAAGAGTCTTCAGCTTTGATACCCCGCTCAACCCTACATTACCAATGACAATGAGATCTACATTTTCACTTGCCGCCTGCTCTACTATCTTGTTCGCGACAGGATCACCAATTATTACAACTGTCCTAACTGTCGTGCCCCTGTTTTCTAAGAAGGTTTCAATTTCTTTCTTTTTCTTTTCCAGCATTTCTGCCGCATGAACTTTCATCTCTGCATACAGTCGCCTAACGTATTCTGACAATGGAATATGCTCGCCTTTACTTGTGCTCATTGGCCGTTCAATGAAAACCGGAGATGCGGGAATTTCGGGCACGACATGCAGAAGAATAATCTCACAGCCAGCAACGTCATCATCAGCATAGCTGTTACGTGAAATGGCCTTGGCAAGATCCATCGCATATCTGGTAGCCTTGTCTGCTGGTTTTGAGCCATCGTATGGCACAAGAATTTTCTTGAACATATTCTCTTAGCAGAAGGGTGCGAGTGCATCATTAAAAAGATTACATTGGCATTTCTGCGTATATGCTTCTCCTGCTTCGCAATCTATTCTTCGCAGGTCTATTTCGATTCGAAGAGTACACGCACTGCGCTGCAGTGCAGTCCATTTCTTGAAATAGTATGTGTGTGCTTACAGCACAGTATGACCCAGACCATGCTTTCTGCAAGGCTCCATGAGTATCAAAAACCCTTGATAGTGGAAAACGTCAAAGTTCCAAATGCGCTAGGAGAAGGCGTAGTAGTAAAAGTTGGTGGCGCAGGATTGTGCCATAGTGACCTGCACTTGATAAATGGCGAATGGAAGAATGCCATACCTCTTGCACTGCCAAAGACACCGGGGCACGAAGTTGCAGGCTGGGTAGAGGAGATGGGCAACTTGGTCCCCAAGGGAATGTTTGAGAGAGGCGATCTAGTTGCAGTGTTTGGCGGCTGGGGATGTGGTTCCTGCCTCGCATGTAAAAGGGGTGACGAGCAGATGTGCCTCATTGCAAAATGGCCAGGGTTGTCGCAACACGATGGAGGCTACTCGCAGTACATCGCAGTGCCTTCGTACAGATTTTTAATAAAAGTGGAGGGTTCAAGGCTGAGACCTGAAGAGATTGCACCGCTGACAGATGCAGGTCTTACTCCGTACCGCGCAATCAGAAGATTTCGCCACGTACTTGTGCCTGGAACTGCAATTGCGGTAATAGGTATTGGAGGGCTAGGCTCGTACGGGATCCAGTATGCCAAGATGCTTGCGCCAAATTCAACCACAATAGCCGTCGACAGAAGTGACAAAAAACTAAGGTTCGCAAAAAATCTTGGAGCAGAGCACGCAATCAAGTTGTCAGAAAACACGAGAAAAGAAGTGATGGAGATAACTCAAGGCCGCGGGGTTGATGTCGTTGTCGATTGCGTAGGTGCAGAAAATACTATTTCTGCCTCCGTGGCTCTTCTTGCAAAGGGCGGCGCGCTTACGCTAGTCGGCCTTTTTGGTACTAAAATATGTGCGCCATTGATGTCTACCGTAATAAACGAATATCAGATAACTGGCTCGCTATGGGGAAACTATAACGAGCTTCGTGAAGTTATAGAGCTGGCAAAGCAGGGCAAAGTAAAGCATACGATTCAGACATTCAAGCTTGAGGACATCAACAATGCGATAAACCTGCTGAGGAACGGGCAAATAACAGGAAGGGCGGTCATCACGCCTAACCAGTAAGGCCCAAGCCTTTTATCACAAGGTCCCAAGGTGTTAATATCATGCCATCTGCAAAAAGACACGACGTTCCGATATCTGAGAAGAAATGCGCCATAGAGCCTGCGGCGCCCTTTGGATCTACGCGTATTCCCTTGATCGCGCCAAGGCCGCTTAGCTTCATGGTTGCAAGCACCTCAAAGCCCCTGCGTAACACAAGTTCTCTTGTTTGAGAGCGGAGCAGGTATGCAAGAAACTTTCTGTCGTTGATTACATACGGATGAATATCCTGCTCGAGAAAGACAAGGTTTCGTACGCCCTTTTCCACCATGAAGGAAAGTGCATCCAATACGCTTGCATCCTTATCAATGGTTAGGAGTGGAGACGCAAGCTTTTGTACCTCAACCTTTAGTCCCTTGGCATGATCTATCAAGTCCCTGAGAGACAGTGAAGCAACAATTCTGTCGTTGGATGCCACTGGCATGAATGCAAACTTTGTCTCCCTGAAAACCTGTAACGCCTTTCCAAGTGGGTCATTTTCCTGCAATGGACGCTCAAGAGCTTCCATTATTTCCGAGACTTCGCCGTCAAGCCACCTTTCCCTTGTTTTTAGAATGTGGCTTACAAGGGCGTATCCGCCTATTCTGCCTACAAGCTTCTTCTTGTTTTCTTCAATCATGACCAGACCATCAACGTAGATCTGAGGACCTGTGGCTAGAAAGGTGGCGGCCTGAAGCACAGAGTCCGAAGGGTTTACGTACAGTAACGGCCTTTGAAAAATATGAGGCGCTACCTCCTTTATGGAGATATCTTGCAATCCGAACTCCTCTGATTACTCTGCAACAGCGTATCCTAGCAGTTCTAGAATCCTCTTTGCAGATCTTTCGCCAATGTCAAGCTGTTTGGAAATTTCCTGTATTGAAAGGCCGGACTCGTACATCCTTGCGAGTCGCTTGAGCATCCAAGGATCAACATTGACAACTTTATTTTCTCTAGCCATCGTATCTATCGTAAATAGATACAATGATCAAAGGGATAAAGTACAAGACTTCAGTGCGTGGCAGTGCACTTGAAAGAAAAAATGCGGTGTCGTCGTAGTACGCAAAATCGAAATCCCAACAAAAGTGGTGCAATTGCGGCCCTGGCTGAAATTAGAATAACCAGCCCTGCGTAATGAAAAGATCATAGTTTAGCCGCGCTGCAATGTCCATTATCATCATCCCCACCGTAATTGTCTACGATAAATTCTAGTGCGATGTTCTAATCTTTGCCGTTACGGCAGGGCAAGCGATATTTTCTCTTAAGGACCTCATAGGCCACAGCTCCTGAGACTGCTGCCCCTGTGCCTGCCACCACAGTGACTAAATCAAACTGAGTGAGCATTGCAATCGAAGTTACTATGCCAATACCAGCAAGCACTGGAAATTTCCCTATGCTCCAAGGTGAACGAAAAGGCCTTTTCATCTCCGGTTGTTTGTACCTGAGCCGTATCAGTGAAAGATTGACAAACACATAGACCATGAATATTCCAAACACTGCAACCTTGGCGACTGCGTCTATTCTTCCCGAAGATGTCGCCATGACTCCTATTGTAAGCACCATGATGGTGATTATGGCACGGAATGGTGTCTTGGTCCTTGGATGAATTTCAGACAGCGAGGAGGGAAGTGCATTGTCAGTTGCCATTCCGAACAGGATGCGTGACCCCGATATGAGCATCATTAGTACTGTGTTACTTGTAGCAAAAAGCGCTATTGACGACAGGATGACAGTTCCTGCCTTGCCAAACACCTTCTCCGCGGCAAACGTGAGAGGAGCATTTGTCGACGAAAGTCCTTCCCACCCTACAATTGCAACTGCTGATACTGCTACTAGTATGTAGATGCCAGTCGTAATTGCTATGGATACTACAAGCGCAATTGGAATGGCTTTGCGCGCATTCTTGGTTTCTTCTGATATGTTTGCCAAGTTTTCAAATCCAAAATAGGCAAAGAACGCAAGGCCTGCAGCGCTCACTATGGCAGCAAGAGCGAGTGGAAACGAAGAGGAGGGGGACGAAGAAGTTACTTCCGGTGGCATTTCAAAATAGTCCGTTGCCGCAGGAGAGGCTAGAAACAGGCCGGCGCATATGATTATGGCGAGACCTGCAATCTCTATTAGGGCAAATGTGGTGTTCATCCACATCGATTCGCGAATTCCAACAAAGTTTACGCCAGAAAGCACAGCAACAAGCAATATTGCAGAGACAGACCGGTCAAGTCCTGGCAAAAGGGCGTCAAGATAACTGGAAAAGCCAATTGCTACTGCGGCTGCAGACACTACTGCAACAAATACTATGAGCCATCCGGAGACAAATGCCAACAAATTGTTGCCAAAAGCATTCTTGACAAACACATACTCTGCTGCGCTCTTTGGAAAAATTGAAGTCATCTCTGCATAGCTAAGCCCGGTAAAGGTGGCAATCGCCGCGGCCAAAGCAAACGAGATCCACATTGCATTGCCTGCGATGCCTGCGACATCGCCTATCAGAACATATATTCCAGCACCAAGGATTAGGCCAGTGCCATACATTATCGCCTGAAAAAGGCTTATACTCTGCTTCAGGCGCAAGTCGCTAGTCTTTTTCAATTCGATCCCTGTCATTTGGTGATCAGGACAGAAATCTTGGAGCTGTGCACTACGGCATTTGAAACGCTTCCAAGGAAAAGTTCCTTGACGCCTCCGAGTCCCCTGCTGCCCATGACTATCAAGTCTGCATTCATTGCCTTTGCTGCATTTAGTATCGCTTTGGCAGGACTGCCCTCTCTGAGAAGGATATCAGCCTTGATTCCGTGTAACTCGACCTCGCGTTGTTGTTCCGCAAGAAAGGCCTTTGCATCTCTTCTGTAGAAGAGCAGGATCTCTGGGGTAAGCTTCTTTCCAAAGCCAACAGTCCTTGGAATCTGAAGAACGTGTATGATTGTAAGGGAGCCATTGGATGCCTTGACAATCTTTATGGCTGACTCTAACGCCTTTCTCGCACACTCTGATCCATCCGTCGCGACAAGCACCTTTGAATACACTTCTTTTCTCATCTGCCACCCTGCGGTTGGTATATCTCACTCAGCATGAATTCCGAAAGCCTTTCGTAGATTGGCCTATACTCGATGAGCACGCTGTCACCTATTGTGCTTGATACCAATTCTTGGCTCTTTAATATGGCACGGAAAATATCCTTGTCAGTTACAATGCCAACCATCTTGCCCTTTTCAACGACGGGCAATCTACGAATATTTTTGGACTGCATCGTCTGTAGGGCATCCTTTAACGACATCATCGTATCAGCCGTTACGACTGGCTTTTTCATCACGCTTTTTGCAGCCGCTGCGAATGATGTTTTGGGAGAACCTACAAGCCGAACTATGTCGCGCTCTGTGATTATGCC contains:
- the trxA gene encoding thioredoxin, producing MARVNKMEFGRSGNNKEVTIDTPIALTDSNFEQALQKYPLLIVDFFAPWCGSCRMLVPTIEQMASEMAGKTVFGRLNVDENPRITSLFEVQSVPTVIIFRNGELLDGFRGVAPKAQIRSRIKSMIATIMSL
- a CDS encoding helix-turn-helix domain-containing protein, with amino-acid sequence MYDLSSSDMALLALLLREAKPQTLDELADSMDRDRGTAFRSLQRLVSLGFCTKQTVNLKEGGYKHLYSSAGIEQIEKNAEHRVKEIRSSLNRLMKKFRQDIRYMAAATSEQ
- a CDS encoding universal stress protein, translating into MSRDIKSNRIRRILVPVDGSENAFRATSFAIDLAKKYGAELVVIYALQLNQSLSYLGTYGMPTPQHIADMIQAAKKEADPWFDRIKKEADASTVKVKSEVIEAPLSIVGDIVTYAENNQFDIIVVGSRGRTGFKKILLGSIASGIVTYAHCPVLVTK
- a CDS encoding flavodoxin family protein, whose translation is MKTASVTRKTRRRCERGTKAIILFDTLFGNTEKVGNSLVKGLREAGIEADCANITDTSIAKIANYDFIAIGAPTQFVTASKPIKQFLERLRALDLKGKYGFAFDTRLDDVMAGSAAEYIEKKLVTYGLEILRPHSSATVVWEEKKIEGEEKSRTQANIKPEMKQFFETIGRELGELLHAKEKKKSMQK
- a CDS encoding RDD family protein, which produces MNPKNQPNGAAGGDRPPTQNPEIILAKWSTRFWAWLVDFMVVNVALAVLFGLLSMPMWLYGFTNPGMIMMTRGMMTSSLPYIGGEWWWNGGFGGPFSFAISSLVFFAYWTYMESRHEGRSIGKMLLHIRTTNLEGNQADTTSIAISSFGKAFLLPIDVFFGWIFTNDKRQRLLSRAAKTIVIKTTNDDNRSTQSTAKYLRE
- a CDS encoding DUF998 domain-containing protein; its protein translation is MLICGIIAPPLYAGTDILAGTLYPDYSFTDQAVSELFAIDAATSGLVVSLFTVYSLLMFTFALGVWLSTGRNRARRHMLAFMLIANAVNGLVLWNFFPLHMRGAEMTFTDTMHVILAAMGGIFGSLAIGFGAVTFGKRFLFYSVAAVVMLFAPTILAFSFVPQVAANFSVVRALGAYRICGLYAMADSTICRSFAREEWSSTTSYRGTSKEAQ
- a CDS encoding universal stress protein codes for the protein MFKKILVPYDGSKPADKATRYAMDLAKAISRNSYADDDVAGCEIILLHVVPEIPASPVFIERPMSTSKGEHIPLSEYVRRLYAEMKVHAAEMLEKKKKEIETFLENRGTTVRTVVIIGDPVANKIVEQAASENVDLIVIGNVGLSGVSKLKTLGSVSRGVSERAPCPVMIVH
- a CDS encoding NAD(P)-dependent alcohol dehydrogenase yields the protein MTQTMLSARLHEYQKPLIVENVKVPNALGEGVVVKVGGAGLCHSDLHLINGEWKNAIPLALPKTPGHEVAGWVEEMGNLVPKGMFERGDLVAVFGGWGCGSCLACKRGDEQMCLIAKWPGLSQHDGGYSQYIAVPSYRFLIKVEGSRLRPEEIAPLTDAGLTPYRAIRRFRHVLVPGTAIAVIGIGGLGSYGIQYAKMLAPNSTTIAVDRSDKKLRFAKNLGAEHAIKLSENTRKEVMEITQGRGVDVVVDCVGAENTISASVALLAKGGALTLVGLFGTKICAPLMSTVINEYQITGSLWGNYNELREVIELAKQGKVKHTIQTFKLEDINNAINLLRNGQITGRAVITPNQ
- a CDS encoding CBS domain-containing protein — encoded protein: MIEENKKKLVGRIGGYALVSHILKTRERWLDGEVSEIMEALERPLQENDPLGKALQVFRETKFAFMPVASNDRIVASLSLRDLIDHAKGLKVEVQKLASPLLTIDKDASVLDALSFMVEKGVRNLVFLEQDIHPYVINDRKFLAYLLRSQTRELVLRRGFEVLATMKLSGLGAIKGIRVDPKGAAGSMAHFFSDIGTSCLFADGMILTPWDLVIKGLGLTG
- a CDS encoding ECF-type sigma factor yields the protein MARENKVVNVDPWMLKRLARMYESGLSIQEISKQLDIGERSAKRILELLGYAVAE
- a CDS encoding APC family permease, with the translated sequence MTGIELKKTSDLRLKQSISLFQAIMYGTGLILGAGIYVLIGDVAGIAGNAMWISFALAAAIATFTGLSYAEMTSIFPKSAAEYVFVKNAFGNNLLAFVSGWLIVFVAVVSAAAVAIGFSSYLDALLPGLDRSVSAILLVAVLSGVNFVGIRESMWMNTTFALIEIAGLAIIICAGLFLASPAATDYFEMPPEVTSSSPSSSFPLALAAIVSAAGLAFFAYFGFENLANISEETKNARKAIPIALVVSIAITTGIYILVAVSAVAIVGWEGLSSTNAPLTFAAEKVFGKAGTVILSSIALFATSNTVLMMLISGSRILFGMATDNALPSSLSEIHPRTKTPFRAIITIMVLTIGVMATSSGRIDAVAKVAVFGIFMVYVFVNLSLIRLRYKQPEMKRPFRSPWSIGKFPVLAGIGIVTSIAMLTQFDLVTVVAGTGAAVSGAVAYEVLKRKYRLPCRNGKD